Part of the Salmo salar chromosome ssa10, Ssal_v3.1, whole genome shotgun sequence genome is shown below.
tattgtgtgtaggccagtgatgacacaatgtaatccattttaaattcagtctgtaacacaacaaaatgtggaataagtcaaggggtgtgaatacttttaagGCAAAGTACATGTTGCCTTCAATTCAAAATACCCTTAATTTGTAATAATTTATAAATTAGCTTTAGCCCACCCAGGGATTAAAAGTGAAGTGCCAAACTCttgtatatttttctattttggGCTCTTGGTAGGTCCTTAAATTTCCCTGAAAGTGACCTTTGTTTTCCATTATAATTTATCCAGTCTCATTGACCGTTGGGATCTGGAGCCTTAAACTTATGTTATGAGTCTGAAACCAGTGATTACATGTTGCAGCTCAAGATTTAAGATAATACTGCCAAATGTGGTTTGAGGTTAAGGTGTTTGCTTTCATTATTTGTTCTGTTTTCTGCAAGATATTTGAATTAAAATGGGATTTAAAATAGGAACAGATGTCTCTCGTGCTGTGCTTTTTAGATGTTGATGTTGCAATGCAGGACACTACAGCATATAAAATCTATTCAGTTTTTTCTTTGCTTCCAACATTCAGCAATATTTTCTCTGTGGTCAGCCATCTGGTGACACCACAGTTTAGTCAATATTTCAGTTCCTTTAAAAACGCCCACACAAATTGAACAACTTGCAAGATAATTGAATATTCATCCAGACTATAAATCTGCcttcataaatacattatttattatTAAGAATTTACAGTTTAATCAGTCAAAGGAAAGGTTTCAGAATGGTCTTATCTGCTGCCATGTTATGTCCAAGAACTGTCTTTAAGTGCTGTGGGTCAATCAGGGTGACTAGGTTTGTTTGAAACGGCTACTCGTTCTTTGCTGCCCAGTTCACGTTAATGAAGGTTTTACTGTCCATGCGGTCAATGTATAGGACTCCATCCAAGTGATCCATCTCATGCTGTAGGATGCGTGCGGGCCAGCCGCTCACTTGCCAGGTCACAGGCTCCGCCTTCTCATTCAAGCCTTTGAAACAAAAAATGAAAACATTAATAGAAAAACCAAACACATGCCTAATTGATCTGATGTTCACCAGCCATGGGTCGAGAGATTTAGGTCAGATGGCTGTTTCGGGTAGATTAAATCTGGGGTGTAATCATAactccaaacagttgcaaaacataactttaaaaaaaatgagGCTGCTCTCTGGAACACGTTACTTATCTCACCTGAGACTTCCACAGAGAGGTAGCGTGGAACAGTGGCCGAGAACCCCGAGATGCTCTCACAGGCTTCCTGGAACAAAACTGTGCGTCCATCTAGGACTCGCAGCTGGGGGTTGATAAAGATCCGCAGAGGCACAGCGGTCAGACCACGGGCTTCACGTGCAGCAGGCAAGCTGTCCTCCAACATGCGCTCTGGGAACTCCAGAGCTAAGATACGAAGTGGCACTCCAACTTGAGGTGCACTCAGTCCCACACATTCAAATTTCCGCATCACCTTTACCATGGTGTGGATCACCTCCTGAACTGCCGGACCCTGTACTGCCCCAGGGTCCACCGCTGCAGCCTGGGCTCGCAGCACCGGTTCACCCACCTGGCAGACATGGGGGTATGGAGGACTTGGTGGGGGCTTGATCTTCCGcttcatgtactgtaggtaggaacGAACTTTGATGTTTGTAGAATAAGACCGGTAGGGGGCCATGGAGACAGGAACTACCCAGCCAATGGATCCAATGGAATGGGGCCGTGGGGCTTTTGAAATACACATTCTGTAAGCACTAGTCAACAGCACTGAAGAGCACACAGTTATATTCATGGTTGGGTTCAATCCTGGCAGTAGTCAGTCTGCTACAGCCCTGCAGGAGACAAGGAAAGAACTGTCAAGAAGGAAGTCAACTTACTGTAAATAATATGGACAACAACAAATTGGTGTTGGGCAAAGATTGGTATACATGCACATAAAAAATGGCCCGTTTACCAAATAAATATGTTGTGACCCGGGTATAaccaaaataatttcacattatCACATGACAAGTTTACATATTTAGTAAGCTAATAGCTACAGCAGTTAGTTAGCTCACTGCACACGATATTGAAACCACGCAAATACAATGAACTCGAGTATCCTATCCCATGCAAGCGTTACACGTTTCCATACCATAAAACGTTACACTAAATGTTATTATATTGATTGCAGTGGCAACAGTGATGCCATTCTTATACTGTAAttcataaattcataaaaatacaCACGAGCGTGTAATGACATTAAGAGAATCACTTCCTGGTCAATTATTTTGTCAGGTCTTCAAAATAAAGGTTCTTTATTGTGGAAACGTGAATATTTAAAacattgtatttaacctttaactaggcaagtcagttaaggggGTAAAGATTGATTAACATAGAATAATTTGTGCTGTATTTAACGCCTACCCATCATATTTTTATCGGTTATGTTTTGTACATATTTAGCAGCTTCCCTTGAATACTTAGTTTTGACAAGTTCTTGACGGACCCGGAAGTATTTGGCCGTGTTTTGTCGGCCGTCATTacgctgcgttcaaaacaactggaaagtcTGTCAGATAATGACGACAGTGACCTTCATTTCGGAAAGTGATGACGCGAATGCCGACCGGCTTGTAGGGGCAGACAACGGATGCATTTATTTTATCTGGTAAACATCCATCAATGATTTGGTTATTTATTAGCTATAATAAAACCAACCGTTCTAAATGCAAAGTGGTAATCAGATGTCTTATTCAAACTCAGCTTGCAAGCCTATGATGATGTTTGCCCTTTTCATAGTTACTTGTCTtaaccagtggcgattttagcgaGTACatgttggtggggcaaactcccccaatttttttagatgcatgccagcaaagccactaaacaacacaacattaacaatacgttaattgcactataacggtgacaaacagtggtcacaaactgttagggcctacataaagctgtcccaacagcagagctttcttttcagcaccatggagtgaatccttaccaccactACACCTGGCAGGCTACCTGCtttgcagagttgcaaagaaaaagccatatctcagactggccaataaaactaaaagattaagatgggcaaaagaacacagacctgTGAGCCCCAGTCTCTTTCCTGCTCCTCACACACTATGTCCAGCTCAAAAAGTTTTTAAGACATTTTAAACTGGAAAAAGAGGCAGTCACGGTTTTAACTAAAcaccgctctcttctctctcttgtgcAGGAGCAGGAACCAGTGTGTCCAGTGTGCGGGCATGTTACAGGCGAACCCACAACGGTTTGGTGCAACGTGGCCCATCCTGTTCTGCTGAACCGGCAACGGGACCTGTCCTGGATGGTCGCCCGCGAGATCCTTCCAGTCAGGGCCGTTATGCACTCCCAGGGCATGGCGAGGACACCCGAGTGCCCCCGACCAGACTGCGGCCAAGATGAGTCGGTGAGGCACTTGCTCTGGGAGTGCAGAGCCGCCAGGgacctgtggaaggaagcaggccCCCTGATCTCCTCGTGTCTGCCAGCAGGGGACGACCTAACGCCCCAGCACGTGCTGTATGGGGTGGGCCGAAGGCCTATTCCAGCGAAGGCCTTCCCCAAGCTCTGACCCACCCTCACGTGTCTGAAGGATGCACTGTGGTCCTCCCGCAACCTGCTGGTAGCAAAATGAGTAGAGACCATCCCCCAGGTAGTGGCCATGGTAGCCACGGAAGCCCTGGGATGGTACAGAAGAAAGGAGGCCTCGACCCCCAGGCGTAGGGTCCCCCACAACACCCAAGGTCCCGGCAGCCACTGCCTGACAGTGCTGCGGCGCCTAGGGCGATGCGCCTAGGGGAGGGATCTCCTCTGGGCCCCGAAGGACAGGACGGTTATTGAttcggaagagcaggaggaggcgAGTTGATAAGGACTCACCCGTTCCTGTACAAAGGACCGAAGACAGCTTTTTAACAAAGTGACCTTTTaacatgttttcatgtctttaaaAAATTATTTTGTACACATTTTAAATGGCTTTTACAGATTGGATGTTTTACAAGAAAAAGTACTTTTATTCATGGTTGTTTCTATTGTTTTTAAATAAGCAACATGTACTTTTTAACAAATTTAAATGTAATATTCTAATATTCtaactctaattctctctttctctttctttctttctctctctcggaggacctgagccctaggaccatgcttcaggactacctggcttgatgactccttgctgtccccagttcacctggccgtgctgctgctccagttccaactgttctgcctgcagctatggaaccctgacctgttcaccggacgtgctacctgtcccagacctgatgtcccagacctgctggaaccctgacctattcaccggacgtgctacctgtcccagacctgctgttttcaactctctagagacagcaggagcggtagagatactctcaaagatcggctatgaaatagccaactgacacttactcttgtgttactgacttgttgcaccctcgacaactactatgattattattatttgaccatgctggtcatttatgaacatttgaacatctaggccatgtgctgttattatctccacccggcacagccagaagaggactggccacccctcatagcctggttcctctctaggtttcttcctaggttttggcctttctagggagtttttcctagccaccatgcttctacacctgcattgcttgctgtttggggttttaggctgggtttctgtacagcactttgagatatcagctgatgtaagaagggctatataaatacatttgatttgatattcaaATGCTGTTTTTATGCCTTTATGCCGTTTTTATGTGTATAAATGTTGTACAAATATAATTGAGCTGTTTTTAAAGGAAGTGTAACAATAAAACTTttccaaaagaaaaaaaaagaacacagatactggacagaggaactctgcctagaaggccagcatcttcactgttgacattgagactggtgttttgtgggtactatttaatgaagctgccagttgaggacttgtgaggagtctgtttgtcaaactagacactctaatgtacttgtcctcttgatcagttgtgcaccggggcctcccactcctctttctattctggttagagccagttttcactgttctgtgaagggagtagtacatcgcattgtacgagatcttcagtttcttggcaatttctcgcatggaatagccttcatttctcaacaagaatagactgacgagtttcagaagaaatttctttgtttctagccattttgagcctgtaatcgaacccacaaatgctgatgctccagatactcaactagtctaaagatggccagttttattgcttctttaatcagacaacagttttcagctgtgctaacacaattgcaaaatagttttctaatgatcaattagccttttaaaatgacaaacttggattagctaacacaacgtgccattggaacacagaagtgatggttgctgataatgggcctctgtatgcatatgtaaatattccattacaagTGAAaaagtagtcatttacaacattaacaatgtgtacactgtatttctgatcaatttaatgttattttaatggacaaaaaattagcttttctttcaaaaacaaggacatttctaggtgaccccaaacttttgaacggtagtgtacatgtaggtagagttattaaagtggctatgcataaataataacagagagtagcagcatcgtaaaaggaggggagggaggcaatgcaaatagtctgggtagccatttgattcgaTGTGTCGTATctgtgactatcattaaatgtgaagactgttattttatcaaatcaattctttatgtgtaattattattacgtgattaaactaatcatgtaaactttaattaactaTGAAttcggggcaccacgggaaaaggtttatagagtctctatttcccgaatcgactcttcagatatttttatATCTTTTTCGATTAGTCTTCAATTAATGTatcattattacctcatcagttctcATTACTGAATGTCGCAAaaccttggatatctgcacgaatccTAGTCTCCATAATGAATCAGCGACCTACAAATTggcataattatttatttactaacttacTAAAcaaatcacagtaatacataaaCAAATAATATAGTTATTTATTACGAACACAATGCATTGAtaagtccctagtgggctaaaccggtatgatggcttggtagacaatggaaaggggtggggacaggAAAAAAGCaggaaagacaaaatggattcactacacacagtatatcactggggccaagcttcctgccatccaggacctatatactagtgtcagaggaaagcccaaaaaattgtcagaaatTCCAGTCaccgtagtcatagactgttttctctgttaccgcatggcaagtggtaccggggcgccaagtctaggaccaaaaggctccttaacagcttctacccccaagccataagcctgctgaacaattaataaaatggcaaccggactatttacattgacaccgccccctccatttgttttgtacactgctgctactcgctgtttattatctatgcatagtcacttcaccccttcctccatgtacaaattaccttgactaacctgtacccctgtacattgactcggtaccggtaccccctgtatatagcctgtatatacactgctcaaaaaaataaagggaacacttaaacaacacaatgtaactccaagtcaatcacacttttgtgaaatcaaactgtccacttaggaagcaacactgattgacaataaatttcacatgctgttgtgcaaatggaatagacaacaggtggaaattataggcaatttgcaagacacccccaataaaggagtggttcgacaggtggtgaccacagaccacttctcagttcttatgcttcctggctgatgttttggtcacttttgaatgctggcggtgctttcactctagtggtagcatgagacggagtctacaacccacacaagtggctcaggtagtgcagctcatccaggatggcacatcaatgcgagctgtggcaagaaggtttgctgtgtctgtcagcgtagtgtccagagcatggaggcgctaccaggagacaggccagtacatcaggagacgtggaggaggccgtaggagggcaacaacccagcagcaggaccgctacctctgcctttgtgcaaggaggagcaggaggagcactgccagagccctgcaaaatgacctacagcaggccacaaatgtgcatttgtctgctcaaacggtcagaaacagactccatgagggtggtatgagggccgacgtccacaggtgggggttgtgcttacagcccaacactgtgcaggacgtttggcatttgccagagaacaccaagattggcaaattcgccactggcgccctgtgctcttcacagatgaaagcaggttcacactgagcacgtgacagacgtgacagagtctggagacgccgtggagaacgttctgctgcctgcaacatcctccagcatgaccggtttggcggtgggtcagtcatggtgtggggtggcatttctttggggggctgcacagccctccatgtgctcgccagaggttgcctgactgccattaggtaccgagatgagatcctcagaccccttgtgagaccatatgctggtgcggttggccctgggttcctcctaatgcaagacaatgctagacctcatgtggctggagtatgtcagcagttcctgcaagaggaaggcattgatgctatggactggcgcgcccgttccccagacctgaatccaattgagcacatctgggacatcatgtctcgctccatccaccaacgccacgttgcaccacagactgtccaggagttggcggatgctttagtccaggtctgggaggagatccctcaggagaccatccgccacctcatcaggagcatgcccaggcgttgtagggaggtcatacaggcacgtggaggccacacatactactgagcctcattttgacttgttttaaggacattacatcaaagttggatcagcctgtagtgtggttttccactttaattttgagtgtgactccaaatccagacctccatgggttgataaattggatttccattcattatttttgtgtgattttgttgtcagcacattcaactatgtaaagaaaaaagtattaaataagattatttcattcattcagatctaggatgtgttatttaagtgttccctttattttttgagcagtatatatatacatttgaagttggaagtttacatacaccttagccaaatacatttaaactcagtttttcacaattcctgacatttaatcctagtaaaaatgccctgttttaggtcagctaggatcaccactttattttaagaatgtgaaatgtcagaataatagtagagagaatgatttatttcagcttttatttctttcatcacatttctagTGGGTcattagtttacatacactcaattagtatttggtagcattgcctttaaattgtttaacttgggtcaaacgtttcaggtagccttccacaagctacccATAATAAGTTGGCtgagttttggcccattcctcctgacagagctggtgtaactcaaatcaaatcaaatgtatttatatagcccttcgtacatcagctgatatctcaaagtgctgtacagaaacccagcctaaaaccccaaacagcaagcaatgcatgtgaaagaagcacggtggctaggaagaactccctaggaaaaaatccctagaaaggccaaaaacctaggaagaaacctagagaggaaccaggctatgaggggtggccagtcctcttctggctgtgcagggtggatattataacagaacatggtcaagatgttagaatgttcataaatgaccagcatggtcaaataataataatcatagtatttgtcgagggtgcaacaagcacgtccggtgaacaggtcagggttccatagccgcaggcagaacagtttaaactggagcagcagcacggccaggtggactggggacagcaaggagtcatcataccaggtagtcctgaggcatggtcctagggctcaggtcctccgagagaaagacagaaagagagaaagagagaattagagagagcatatttaaattcacacggacaccggataagagaagagaaatactccagatgtaacagactgaccctagccccccgacacataaactactgcagcataaatactggaggctgagacaggagggatcagaagacactgtggccccatccgatgatacccccggacagggccaaacaagcaggatataaccccacccactttgccaaagcacagcccccacaccactagagggatgtctccaaccaccaacttaccgtcctaagacaaggccgagtatagcccacaacgatctccgccatggcacaacccaagggggggcgccaacccagacaggaagaccacgtcagtgactcaacccactcaagtgacgcacccctcccatggacggcatggaagaactgagtcaggtttataggcctccttgctcgcagacgccttttcagttctgcccacagattttctataggattgaggtcagggctttgtgatggccactccaataacttgactttgttgtccttaagccattttgccacaactttggaagtatgcttgggttcattgtccatttggaagacccatttgcgacctagctttaacttcctgactcatgtcttgagatgttgcttcaatatatccacataattttccttcctcatgatgccatctattttgtgaagtgcaccagtccctcctgcagcaaagcacccccacaacatgatgctgccacccctgtgcttcacggttgggatggtgttcttcggcatgcaagcctcccccttttctctctaaacataacgatgttatggcaaaacagttctatttttgtttcatcagaccagaggacatttctccaaaaagtacaatctttgtccccatgtgcagttgcaaaccttagtctgacttttttatggcggttttggagcagtggcttcttccttgctgagcgacctttcaggttatgtcaatataggactcgttttactgtggatatagatacttttgtacccgtttcctccagcatcttcacaaggtcctttgctgttgttctgggatttatttgcacttttcgcaccaaagtacagtCATCTCtctgagacagaacgcgtctccttcctgagcggtatgacggctgcgtagtcccattgtatttatacttgcatactattgtttgtacagatgaacgtggtaccttcaggcatttgaaaattgctcgcaaggatgaaccagacttgtggaggtctacaattttgtttctgaggtcttggctgatttcttttgattttcccatgatgtcaagcaaagaggcacctagtttgaaggtcggccttgaaatacatccacaggtacaccttcaattgactcaaatgatgtcaattagcctatcagaagcttctaaagccatgccatcatgttttggaattttccaagctgtttaaaggcacagtcaacttagtgtatgtaattttctgacccactggaattgtgatacagtgaattataagtgaaataatctgtctgtaaacaattgttggaaaaattgcttgtgtcatgcacaaagtagatgtcctaactgacttgccaaaactatagtttgttaacaagaaatgtgtggagtggttgaaaaacgagttttaatgactccaacctaaatgtatgtcaacttccgacttcaactgtatataccccctgtatatatatattttttactttagtttgttTGGTtaacattttcttaactctttcttgaactgcactgttggttaaggaccTCACAATGTCACATCATTTGTAACCATGCctgtccaggacctccacatccgacttcttcacctgcgggattgtctgagaccagccacctggaaagctgatgaaactgaggagtatttggctgaattccaaacacttaaaagacacaacctctcccctcagccctcaatttaagtggacacttctgatgacgtataaTGACATATGATGAGTTGACACTTGCAGGGTAGTGGCGAGGGAAGAATTAATTCATTTGAAATGGACAGCCCTTGGAAATATGTCACTCGTTCGTCCCAATGTTGTGTTTTCAGTCATCATGGAACTACCGGTAGCTGTTGTGTGTGCTTTATATGAGCTAtagtcaattatgattgcatttCATATCTTGGCTAGAGGACAACGCATCCACAGACATCGAATGCTAGCTATCCGATGATATCAGGTAAATTGAAAATTACAATGTATAAGTGTGTTGTCAGGGAAAGTTGTATGCGCTAGCTAAcatttccaaaagctaaccaaacaaaaatatatgttcaaaagtatgtggacacctgctcatcgaacatctcatcacaaaatcatgggcattaatatggagttggtcctcgcatggggcattgtcatactgaaacagaaaagggccttccccaaactgttgccaaaatgttggcagcacagaatcgtctagaatgtcatagtatactgtagcgttaagatttcccttcactggaactaagaggcctagcctgaaccatgaaaaacaacatcagaccattattcctcttccaccaaactttacagttggctctatgcattcgggcaggtagcgttc
Proteins encoded:
- the pdf gene encoding peptide deformylase, mitochondrial, translating into MNITVCSSVLLTSAYRMCISKAPRPHSIGSIGWVVPVSMAPYRSYSTNIKVRSYLQYMKRKIKPPPSPPYPHVCQVGEPVLRAQAAAVDPGAVQGPAVQEVIHTMVKVMRKFECVGLSAPQVGVPLRILALEFPERMLEDSLPAAREARGLTAVPLRIFINPQLRVLDGRTVLFQEACESISGFSATVPRYLSVEVSGLNEKAEPVTWQVSGWPARILQHEMDHLDGVLYIDRMDSKTFINVNWAAKNE